From Salvia splendens isolate huo1 chromosome 3, SspV2, whole genome shotgun sequence, a single genomic window includes:
- the LOC121793518 gene encoding uncharacterized protein LOC121793518 isoform X1 codes for MSVAVFTSYSLSAPSLPSIKRFKTLPLRSSPLTPALKLQKRGLCGICCYKDNDSKESVKEENRLEWRILKRWDVPWNWQTISLTSLACGISFVLTGLIEAEAVEYSGIQIEELSLDEKAEILFLDQGIATTVVLAVLYSLTKSFSPLPDDIYRYDWRDPFNLQKGWLLWAGIGLGGALAAIAGTGVVVSFFNGEPPQRETDALVRLLPLIGSSSISTAALVGIVGVLAPILEETVFRGFFMVALTKWLPMPLAVLVSAAVFAGVHLTPGEFPQLFVLGTALGLTYAQTRNLLAPITIHALWNSGVILLLTFLQLQGYDIKDLLLQGSY; via the exons ATGTCAGTTGCTGTATTCACTTCGTATAGTCTCTCCGCACCCTCTCTCCCATCCATCAAAAGATTCAAAACCCTCCCCCTTCGATCTTCGCCATTAACACCTGCTCTCAAGCTTCAAAAAAGAGGGCTGTGCGGCATATGCTGTTATAAGGATAATGATTCAAAAGAATCCGTTAAAGAG GAAAATAGATTAGAATGGCGAATATTGAAACGTTGGGATGTTCCATGGAATTGGCAAACCATCTCACTAACCTCACTTGCTTGTGGAATAAG TTTTGTTTTGACAGGACTAATTGAAGCAGAGGCAGTAGAGTACTCAGGGATTCAAATCGAGGAGTTAAGTTTGGATGAGAAGGCGGAGATCTTGTTTTTGGATCAAGG AATTGCAACTACAGTGGTTCTAGCGGTTTTGTATAGTCTGACAAAGTCATTCTCTCCCCTTCCTGATGACATATATCGATATG ATTGGAGGGATCCTTTCAATCTTCAAAAAGGCTGGTTGTTATGGGCGGGGATTGGTCTCGGTGGAGCTTTGGCTGCCATTGCAGGAACAGGAGTTGTGGTGTCTTTTTTCAACGGTGAGCCCCCACAGAGAGAG ACTGATGCCCTTGTGCGCTTGCTTCCACTAATCGGATCTTCGAGTATCAG CACCGCTGCTTTGGTAGGTATTGTAGGTGTGCTTGCTCCTATTCTCGAGGAAACTGTCTTTAGAGGGTTTTTCATGGTAGCTCTCACCAAATG GTTGCCAATGCCTCTTGCTGTGCTCGTCAGTGCTGCTGTATTTGCAGGAGTACATCTCACTCCGGGCGAATTTCCTCAGCTGTTTGTACTCG GAACGGCATTAGGGCTAACTTACGCTCAAACGCGCAACCTTCTAGCACCAATCACTATCCACGCCTTATGGAACTCGGGTGTCATATTGCTTCTAACCTTCCTTCAG CTGCAGGGATATGACATCAAGGACTTGTTGTTACAAGGCTCGTATTGA
- the LOC121793518 gene encoding uncharacterized protein LOC121793518 isoform X2, whose product MIQKNPLKSFVLTGLIEAEAVEYSGIQIEELSLDEKAEILFLDQGIATTVVLAVLYSLTKSFSPLPDDIYRYDWRDPFNLQKGWLLWAGIGLGGALAAIAGTGVVVSFFNGEPPQRETDALVRLLPLIGSSSISTAALVGIVGVLAPILEETVFRGFFMVALTKWLPMPLAVLVSAAVFAGVHLTPGEFPQLFVLGTALGLTYAQTRNLLAPITIHALWNSGVILLLTFLQLQGYDIKDLLLQGSY is encoded by the exons ATGATTCAAAAGAATCCGTTAAAGAG TTTTGTTTTGACAGGACTAATTGAAGCAGAGGCAGTAGAGTACTCAGGGATTCAAATCGAGGAGTTAAGTTTGGATGAGAAGGCGGAGATCTTGTTTTTGGATCAAGG AATTGCAACTACAGTGGTTCTAGCGGTTTTGTATAGTCTGACAAAGTCATTCTCTCCCCTTCCTGATGACATATATCGATATG ATTGGAGGGATCCTTTCAATCTTCAAAAAGGCTGGTTGTTATGGGCGGGGATTGGTCTCGGTGGAGCTTTGGCTGCCATTGCAGGAACAGGAGTTGTGGTGTCTTTTTTCAACGGTGAGCCCCCACAGAGAGAG ACTGATGCCCTTGTGCGCTTGCTTCCACTAATCGGATCTTCGAGTATCAG CACCGCTGCTTTGGTAGGTATTGTAGGTGTGCTTGCTCCTATTCTCGAGGAAACTGTCTTTAGAGGGTTTTTCATGGTAGCTCTCACCAAATG GTTGCCAATGCCTCTTGCTGTGCTCGTCAGTGCTGCTGTATTTGCAGGAGTACATCTCACTCCGGGCGAATTTCCTCAGCTGTTTGTACTCG GAACGGCATTAGGGCTAACTTACGCTCAAACGCGCAACCTTCTAGCACCAATCACTATCCACGCCTTATGGAACTCGGGTGTCATATTGCTTCTAACCTTCCTTCAG CTGCAGGGATATGACATCAAGGACTTGTTGTTACAAGGCTCGTATTGA